The Croceibacterium sp. TMG7-5b_MA50 genome segment AGATCGTCGCCGGATAGGCCGCGGTCAGGCGTCTGGCCCCAGCATCGTTTCCGGCCGGACAACCCGGTCGAACTCGTCACCGGTGACGTGACCGCTCTCGATCGCCGCCTCACGTAGGGTCTGCCCGGTCTTGTGCGCCGTCTTGGCGATGGCCGCGGCCTTGTCGTAGCCGATGGACGGCGCCAGTGCCGTCACCAGCATTAGCGAATTGCCAAGCCCGCGGGCGATGTTGTCCTCACGCGGCTGCAGGCCCTTCAGCAGGTTCTCGACGAAGCTGTCGGCGGCATCCGCCATCAGCTTGACCGATTGCAGGAAGTTGTAGCCGAGCACCGGGCGGTACACGTTGAGCTCGAAATGGCCCTGGCTGCCGGCGAAGCTCATGGTGGTCTGGTTGCCCATGATCTGCGCGCAGACCTGCGTCATCGCCTCGCACTGCGTCGGGTTGACCTTGCCCGGCATGATGGAGCTGCCGGGCTCGTTCTCCGGCAGGGCCAGCTCGCCCAGGCCGCTGCGCGGGCCGGAGCCCAGGAAGCGGATGTCGTTGGCGATCTTGTACAGCGCCGATGCCAGCGTCGCGATCGCAGAATGGGCGAAGACCAGCCCGTCCTCGGCGCCCAGCGCCTCGAACTTGTTGGGCGCGGTGACGAAGGGCAGGCCGGTGTCGGCGGCGATCTGCTCCGCCACGCCTTCGGCGAAGCCCTTGGGCGCGTTCAGCCCGGTGCCGACGGCGGTGCCGCCCTGCGCCAGTTCGTACAGGCCGGCCAGCGTCGCTTCGATCCGGGCGATCCCGGCCTCCACCTGGCGGGCATAGCCCGAAAATTCCTGGCCCAGCGTCAGCGGCGTCGCGTCCTGCGTATGCGTGCGGCCGATCTTGATGATGCCGGTCCAGGCCTGCGCCTTGCCGGACAGTTCCGCATGCAACGCCTTCAGGGAGGGGAGCAGCGCGCCCGTCACCTGCTGTGCGGCGGCGATGTGGATCGCGCTGGGGAAGGTGTCGTTGGACGACTG includes the following:
- the fumC gene encoding class II fumarate hydratase translates to MAETRTESDTMGPVEVPADRLWGAQTQRSRQNFRIGGERIPLPIVHALGTIKRAAALTNAKLGLLDQQLADAIAAAAAEVAAGDLDDHFPLVVWQTGSGTQSNMNANEVIANRASVALGGEVGTKKPVHPNDHVNMSQSSNDTFPSAIHIAAAQQVTGALLPSLKALHAELSGKAQAWTGIIKIGRTHTQDATPLTLGQEFSGYARQVEAGIARIEATLAGLYELAQGGTAVGTGLNAPKGFAEGVAEQIAADTGLPFVTAPNKFEALGAEDGLVFAHSAIATLASALYKIANDIRFLGSGPRSGLGELALPENEPGSSIMPGKVNPTQCEAMTQVCAQIMGNQTTMSFAGSQGHFELNVYRPVLGYNFLQSVKLMADAADSFVENLLKGLQPREDNIARGLGNSLMLVTALAPSIGYDKAAAIAKTAHKTGQTLREAAIESGHVTGDEFDRVVRPETMLGPDA